From Solanum lycopersicum chromosome 8, SLM_r2.1, the proteins below share one genomic window:
- the LOC109120891 gene encoding uncharacterized mitochondrial protein AtMg00810-like, translating into MIVLIYVDDLLLTGNDQAMIQQTKERLQQAFKIKDLGELRYFLGLEFARNNAGILIHQRKYALELISDMGLAGAKPVSTPMELNQKLTTVEFDASISSRCPDETLKDPTGYQRLIGRLLYLTTTRPDISFVVQCLSQFMHSPKTSHMEAAMRLVRYVKSEPGLGILMASTGGNDLQVFCDADWGAYINSRRSITGYLVQYGGSPISWKSKKQVTVSRSSVEAEYRAMASTVAEIFWIVGLFDELGIKINLHVPLYSDSTSAIQIASNPVFHERTKHIDIDCHFVREKIQEGLVSTTHLTSSEQPADIFTKALGRDSHIHLVSKLGMKNIFIVPSLREGVKELNNCIDVH; encoded by the coding sequence ATGATAGTTCTTATATATGTAGATGATCTGTTATTAACAGGAAATGATCAAGCAATGATTCAGCAAACTAAGGAGAGGTTACAACAAGCTTTCAAGATCAAGGATTTGGGAGAACTAAGATACTTTCTTGGGCTGGAATTTGCTAGAAATAATGCTGGAATTCTAATACATCAAAGGAAGTATGCTTTAGAGCTCATATCAGACATGGGGTTGGCAGGTGCCAAACCAGTCTCAACTCCAATGGAATTGAATCAAAAACTTACTACAGTTGAATTTGATGCTAGTATTTCATCTAGATGTCCTGATGAAACATTAAAAGATCCTACAGGATATCAAAGGTTAATTGGGAGGTTGTTGTATCTCACAACTACTAGACCTGATATATCATTTGTTGTACAGTGCTTAAGTCAATTTATGCACTCTCCAAAGACTTCACATATGGAGGCTGCAATGAGACTAGTTAGATATGTGAAATCAGAACCAGGACTTGGTATTTTGATGGCATCAACAGGGGGAAATGATTTGCAGGTTTTTTGTGATGCTGATTGGGGTGCATACATTAATAGTAGAAGATCAATTACAGGATACTTGGTACAATATGGAGGTTCACCTATATCTTGGAAATCTAAGAAACAAGTGACAGTGTCTAGAAGTTCAGTAGAGGCAGAATATAGAGCAATGGCATCTACAGTTGCTGAAATTTTTTGGATTGTTGGTTTGTTTGATGAACTTGGAATCAAGATTAATCTTCATGTGCCATTGTATTCAGACAGTACTTCTGCGATTCAAATAGCATCTAATCCAGTGTTCCATGAGAGAACAAAACACATAGATATAGACTGCCATTTCGTGAGGGAAAAGATACAAGAAGGATTGGTTAGTACAACACATTTGACATCATCTGAACAGCCTGCAGACATATTCACTAAGGCACTTGGACGAGATTCTCATATACATCTTGTATCCAAGCTAGGAATGAAGAACATCTTCATAGTTCCTAGCTTGAGGGAGGGTGTAAAAGAGTTAAACAACTGCATTGATGtacattga